The sequence CCAGAGTCTGGTTTACCTGCATCTGTGGCTGCTGGGGTTGTAGTTGGTCGTAGGCCTACAACACAGGCCAATGAGCTAGATCAACTAATCAGAGAACTTGCTCAATTAGCAATAACTATGTTGTTTCCTCTTTTGGCTGCTGACGTCTCTTGGGGTGAGTTGAGTCCGCTTGGCTGGGGGGGGGTTACCTGTGTACTTGTATTAATGCTGGTAGTACGTCCTGTGGCCGTAAGTTTGGCGACTATTGGGTTGCCTCTAGATCTTCGGCAGAAATTATTTTTAGCCTGGCTAGCACCAAGAGGAATAGTTACAGCTGCAGTTGCCTCACTGTTCTCTATTCGATTAGAGCAAGCAGGTGTATTAGGAGCAGGTCGCTTGCAAGGGTTGGTATTCCTGACAATTCTTATGACTGTTGGTCTTCAAGGTCTAACGGCACAGCCTATAGCTAAATTTTTAGGATTACTTGCTACGGATGAACCCAAAAATGAAGTTCTAGATAAACTAGATACAGCTAGTAAGTCGCTCTGAGTCTTTGCCGATGCGGGCTAACAAGCTCCAACTGCTCATTAGGTCAGGACCTTGCATGCAGCCAAGTAATCCTGCCCTAAGGCTTTTCATGATTAGACCTTTTTTTACATTTGCGGATTTGGCTGATTTAGCAAGAAGCTCCTTAGCTTGATCAAGCTGGATTCCATCCCATGGATCTTGGTTGAGATGGTCTAGTAGGCATTTGAGAGCTTGCTTGGCACCTTCTTTTTCAAGCTGATTGATTGCATCTTTTTCTAGAACTGGTTTCTCAAAGAAGGGCCGACTTTGCTTGACACCATCTGTTAATAAAGTCAGGGATGGACCAATAAGTTCCATCAGGGAAATGCACCATTCATGTTCAGGCAATAACCAGCCTTCTTGAGTTAATAGCGGTTTTAATGCATCTAGGAGGACGTCAGGAGACCAACTATGAATGACTTGCGAATTTAGCCAGTTCAGTTTATCCCAGTCGAATTTGGCGCCGGCTTTATTGACTCGATCAAAGTTAAAGACACTTGAGGCTTCTTGGATTGTGAATCTTTCAGTCATACCTTCAGGTGCCGACCAACCCAGCAAAGTCATGTAGTTAGCCATTGCTTCGGCTGTATAACCCATTTCTTTGAATTGGCTTATTGAAGTAACTCCATCTCGCTTGGAAAGTTTTCGTCCCTCTTGGTTAAGGATTAATGGGGTGTGTGCAAATTGTGGGGTATTTAAACCGAGAGCTTTATAGAGAAGAAGTTGTTTAGCTGTATTTGCTAGGTGGTCTTCTCCGCGTATTACATGAGTAATTTCCATGGCAGCATCATCTACCACTACAACAAGGTTATAAAGAGGTGCTCCAATTTCCATCGCAGAGGCGCGACGGGCAATTACCATGTCACCACCGAGATCTGAAGCATTCCAACGCATTTGACCGCGTACAAGGTCATCCCATGTGATAAATGTTTCATCCTCGATTTTGAAACGTATAACAGCCTCCCTACCTTCTGAAATAAATTTTGACTCCTGATCGGGACTTAGGTTTCGATGCCGATTGTCATAACGAGGTGCTTTCCCTTGATTTCTTTGATCTTCTCGCATGGCTTCAATCTCGGCGTCAGTGGCATAACAGCGATATGCCGCCCCAGTATCTAGCAATGATTGAATTGCATCTCGATGTTCTTGTATGCGCTCACTTTGAATAATTGGCGAACCTTCCCATTCAATACCAAGCCACTCGAGTCCTTCGAGGATGTTGGTTGTATATTCAGTTTTAGACCTTTCCTTATCTGTATCCTCTATTCGCAGAAGAAATTGTCCTTTTTTGCGCGAAGCAAAGAGCCAGTTATATAGAGCTGTTCTGGCTGTCCCTATATGTAGTGTTCCTGTGGGACTAGGAGCCAGCCTTACTCTCACAGTCATGATTTTAATCTTGGAAACGGGACCGACGGGATTCGAACCCGCAACTTCCGCCGTGACAGGGCGGTGCTCTAACCAGTTGAACTACGGTCCCAGGTCTGTGTTTCGTTGAGCCCTATAGGGAGCTAAACCGAAATAGGTTTACCATGACACTATTGCGACGAATGAAGTATCAACCTATTCGATACCACTCGTCAACATAGTGAGTAATCTTTTTGGGATTTTCAGTTAACCATTAATGGTTGAAAAGACTCTTATTTGTTTTGGTTAGATCGAAAAGGTTTGATTTCATTGTGATTTGATCATTTAAGCTCAAAGACATTTTGTTCATATGGTGAAGTTTAAGAAGTTGTTAAAGCTGTAATCAGAGCATGTTTCCTATATCCCTCGGAGTTGGGTTCCCCGAGTGATATAGGAAGAGGACAAAGTCCAGCTAGAAGAGAGAAGAGTTCCTCATGGACGAAATCCAGCAGGTTCTATCAGGCGAACCTGATTGCCTCGAGCTGTGAACTCACGGCCTTGATCGCTTTGCACGACCACTCGACCACCAGATTTAACTCTGATTACTCGTGCTCGAACCCAGCCAAGAGCGGCAGACTCGAGTACCTTCACGACATCACCAGGTTGAAGATCTAACTCCATTCTCAAAACTAGGAAAGTGCAGGAAGGGGGCATCGGACGCGCCGTGGAGGACTCGAACCCCCGACATCAGGTTTTGGAGACCTGCGTTCTACCAACTGAACTAACGGCGCATGAGAAATACCCTTTGATATTCGCCAGAGACGATGGTATTTGAATTGAACGAGGTCGAAAAACCTCAACGGTCGAAGCGCTGCTTCACGCGAGTGGCCTTGCCCACCCGTTCCCGCAGATAGAAAAGCTTCGCCCTCCTTACTTTACCGCGACGTTCAACCTTTAAGGATGCGACCTGAGGGCTATGAAGCATGAAGACTCTTTCAACGCCAATTCCTTGAAAAATCCTCCGCACGGTAATGGTTTCATTTAGACCACCATGTCTTTTTGCAATCACTACACCCTCATAGGGCTGGACGCGTTCTTTGTTCCCTTCGCTTATTCGAACACCTACGCGAACAGTATCCCCTACGTAAATTTCAGGAAGTTTACTTTTTTGTTGTGCGGCTTCGAACTCACGAATTAGATCAGCACCACTCAATTTCTCACTTTTTGCTCCTATTTGAGATGGAGCATTTTTTTGTGAGGTTGTGCTTTCTTCTTCTTTAGAGGGCTCTTGATTTGGTTCCTCAATAATTGAGGTGTCTTTCGAATCAGCTGCCATCCCAACTCCGGGTGAAATCGGCAAATAACTAGTGTAACTGCTCGTTAATCTGTATAGGAGAGTTTTTGTTTTTTTCTTGAAGGCAAAATGCTGAATCTGCAGCCTAGATCCAGTGAGAAACATCCTTGGAATCAAAAGAGGTCCAGAGCTTCTAGAGTTCCCTTTTGCCAATCTTCTACCTTCATCAATGGCTTTTATCAAGTGAACTTGGTCATGATCAATCTGTCCAATTGACCTCAGAACCTATTGCTGAAGTTGATACCACTTTAATTAAGGTTGAACAAATCACCTAGGGCATCAGCTAACGGTGCCTATGTCTGGATTGATTCAACAAGATCAATCTTGTGGTGATTTATCTAACAATTGATAGCGTGAGCATAGTGTTTCTGAAAATAAGCTTCTTCTAAGGAGCCCATTTTCAGGAGCTAAACTTTATTTGTCATTTCGGCTTTATGAACCTCTTTGCCGATTTAATTGCTTCTAGTTCATCTTCTCCAAAAAAAGGGGAGGGTCCTCGAATTCAAAAAAGACGAGGAGTAGAGATCAAATCAGCTAGAGAAGTCAAAATAATGCGTAAGGCGAGCAAAATTGTTGCGACTGTCTTGCGAGAGATTGATTTGATGGTCGAGCCAGGTATGACTACTGGAGATCTTGATAAGTATGCTGAAAGCCGTATAAGAGAAATGGGAGCCACCCCAAGCTTTAAGGGATATCAAGGTTTTCCTGCAAGTATTTGTGCAAGTATTAATGAAGAGGTCGTACATGGTATCCCTAGCTCTAAGCGGTTAATAAACTCTGGTGATCTCCTAAAGGTGGATACAGGTGCTTTTTATGATGGATATCATGGCGATAGTTGCATCACTATTTGTGTAGGAGAGGTTTCAGAGGCTGCCAGGGAGTTAAGTCGAGTTGCACAAGATGCATTGATGACTGGACTTGGTCAAATCAAGCCAAATAACACTCTTTTGGATATTGCAGGTGCGATTGAAGATTTAGTTAAAGAAAATGGCTTCAGTGTCGTTGAAGATTACACAGGTCATGGTGTAGGAAGAAATTTACATGAAGAGCCTTCAGTCTTTAATTTCAGAACAAATGAATTGCCTAATGTCACTTTGCGACCTGGAATGACATTGGCTGTTGAGCCGATTATCAATAATGGGAGTAAGTTTTGTCGAACACTTCGTGATGGTTGGACGGTTGTAACTCAAGATGGAGATTTATCAGCACAATGGGAACATACGATTGTTGTAACCTCTGACGGTTGCGAAATACTTACAGATCGAGGCTAACTTTTTATATTGATCGAATTATTTTCTTTGCTTGGGTAAATTTTTCTAATAAGAAAAGAATAAATTGCCCTTATCATTTCCGTTAAAGGTACGAAGATATAAGTAATGGGATTTGGTGTGACTATTATCAAAGATAAGCCGAGTTCAACCTGCCTAATAACTTGATTTGCTACAAAATTTGCACTCATAATTCCTATTGGATTTAGTTCTGATAGAAATGGACCAAGTATCAGTTTGCGAATCTTTAGTCCTTTACGCTGGCTGTTATTTAAATTGTTCCACTTAATACTTACTAGTTGTCCAATTAGTCTTTTACTTACTTCGTATGCAGGGCTAAGAGCCGGCTGTATCTCAGCCTCTGAAGTGTTTATCCATATTTCTCTGGGATTTAAATCATTCTCATCATTTTCAACGGAGTTCTCAAATTGTTCAATTAAGCGCCAAGTACTTAATGCATTGACTTCAAGAGCTTCATTTAGTGCTTTTGTGCTTTGAAGGCCTTTTGGATTGATTCCGTGATTCAAAATAAGAATATTTAGTTTCGCTAGTGTTGGCTGAAGGGACTTCTCTTCTCCACATTTCCAGTTTACCCATTGATTAGGTTTTGTTATTGAGGCCTGTGGGTCAGGAATAGTGCCGTGAGTTAGTCCAACAACGAAAGCGCCTTTTTCTTTTAATCTTTTAGATAGAGCTTGCCCTAGGCTCCCACTTGCTCCTGTAATTCCTACACGGCATTGGTGCCAGCGATTGTTGATGGGTGCCTCTGTGGAATTTGTGAAGCTTTCAAGATTCTTTTGAGGCTTTTGATTCATAATCTTCCAAGAGACTTCTTAAATTAGAAAGCGCTGGTTTGTTTTAGCTTAAACATTCAATGCCAGTTGTTATAGCCACTTAAAAGAGAATTCCATTTGCTATTGAGAAGTTTGCTGGAAAGCCTAAAATTAATTACTTTGAATGCTTGGGAGTTCGATCATGGGTAGGACCTTAATGATCGGATCTTGTGAGCCTTTTAGCGGCAAATCGGCATTCGTTTTGGGAATTGCAAGGCAGCTTTTGGCGGCTAATCAAGAGATTCGTCTTGGGAAGCCATTGGCGACAAGCCTTGAATTCGAAGTTGATTATGAGGACTTCTCTAGTGAGAAACCACTCATTGATGATGATGTTCGCTTTATTGGGGAAACTCTTGGCTTATCAGAACAACAGCTAATTCCTTCTCTCGCCCATCTGGCTCCCGCTTCAGCTGACCAACGTCTTGCCAATTCTGATGTGAATGCAGGGTCAAGCTTGGATCTTTTACGGGAAAGATTGGATATACCCTTTGATGGCATAAATATTCTTGAGGCGGCTGGAAGCCTTCATGAGGGATTGGTTTATGGTCTAAGCCTTGGGCAATTAGCGCGAGGTTTAAATGCACAAGTAATACTTGTGCATTTATGGCAGGACAGTTGTAGCGTTGATGCCTTATTGGCGGCGAAGGAACAGCTTGGCGACAATTTGGTTGGCATTGTTTTGAATGCTGTTAACCCTGATGATGTTCAAGCTCTGCAAAGTTCTCTTGTCCCTTCATTGGAGGCTCTTGGTTTTCGAGTACTTGGTGTAATGCCACGTTCTCCTTTGCTTAGAAGTGTCACTGTCGGCGAGTTAGTTAGGCGACTGGAAGCACGAATTTTATGTTGCTCTGAAAGAGTTGAATTAATGGTGGAGACATTAAGTATCGGAGCAATGAGTGTGAATTCTGCTATGGAGTTTTTTCGTAAGAGAAGAAATATGGCTGTTGTAACAGGGGCTGACCGGACAGATATTCAACTTGCAGCTTTAGAAGCTTCTACGCAGTGCTTAATTCTCACTGGAGCTGGTGAACCATTACTGCAGCTGATTCATAGGGCGGAAGAGCTCGAGGTCCCATTGCTAAAGGTCGACCATGACACTCTTTCTACTGTTGAAGTGATTGAGCAGGCATTTGGTCATGTTCGTTTACATGAAGCAGTCAAAGCAAGCTACGCTTTTCGATTGGTTGAAGAACACTGTGATTTGAATCGACTGTTTTCAACCCTTGGAATACTCTCAAAAAGTCCTAAGCACTGCTAGTTTCTAATTAATCTTTATTGGGATTGTCCTTGAGTCGCTCCCTGGATCTCCCGTCCTTAGATCGAGTAGATACTCTTGCTCAAGAATTGGCCTTGTTGCAAGACAAGGGGAAGAGGCGAATAGCTTTTCTTGGTAGTCGCCATGTGCCCGTTGTATCAATGCATCTTGTTGAGCTAATTGCTCGTTCTTTGGCACAAGAAGGACATTCAATTATTACTTCAGGATCTCAAGGCGTTAATGCTGCTGTAATAAGAGGCGTTTTGGATGTTGACCCATCACTTCTTACTGTTTTATTGCCTCAGAGTCTTGAAAGACAAAGCTTTGAAATAAGAGATCAACTTTCTCATGTTTTACACTTGATTGAAAAGGCTGATAATGATGATTTACCGCTGCCTATTGCAAGCAGCCTTTGTAATCAAGAAATAATAAGTCGATGCGATCAGTTGATATGTTTTGCTTTTCACGATAGTGAGACACTGCTGACAAGTTGTCATAGTGCAGAGGAAATGGGAAAAGTTGTTAGCTTGATGTTCTTTGACTGACCCTATTCCTATTTAAAGGATTAAGGAGTGGTCCTGATATTTACAGAGCGGGAATATATAGGGATATTGAGATTCAAATTTTGAATGAGTTATATTTGCGTTCTTGTTTTTATAATCCATATTGTACAGCTTTAAAGTGTGAATAAGTCTCATGGCTGCAAACTATTCTTTCGATGTCGTTTCTGATTTTGACCGTCAAGAGCTTATAAATGCTGTTGATCAGTTGCGAAGGGAGATAATTCAGAGATACGATCTCAAAGATACAAATACAACTATTGAGATCGAAGAAACAGAATTAATTGTTACCTCCTCAAGTGATATGACTTTGCAGGCAGTTGAGGATATTCTTAGACAAAAGGCTACTAAAAGAAAACTTTCTCTAAAGATTTTTGCTTTTCAACCGCCTGAAGCTTCAGGCGGTAGCAAGGTTATTCAGAGGATACTTTTAAAAAAAGGGCTTACACAAGAAATGGCAAAAATGATAAGTAAAAAAATTCGTGATGAACTAAAGAAAGTAACTGTTTCAATACAGGGTGACAGAATAAGAGTAA comes from Prochlorococcus sp. MIT 1307 and encodes:
- the gltX gene encoding glutamate--tRNA ligase; this encodes MRVRLAPSPTGTLHIGTARTALYNWLFASRKKGQFLLRIEDTDKERSKTEYTTNILEGLEWLGIEWEGSPIIQSERIQEHRDAIQSLLDTGAAYRCYATDAEIEAMREDQRNQGKAPRYDNRHRNLSPDQESKFISEGREAVIRFKIEDETFITWDDLVRGQMRWNASDLGGDMVIARRASAMEIGAPLYNLVVVVDDAAMEITHVIRGEDHLANTAKQLLLYKALGLNTPQFAHTPLILNQEGRKLSKRDGVTSISQFKEMGYTAEAMANYMTLLGWSAPEGMTERFTIQEASSVFNFDRVNKAGAKFDWDKLNWLNSQVIHSWSPDVLLDALKPLLTQEGWLLPEHEWCISLMELIGPSLTLLTDGVKQSRPFFEKPVLEKDAINQLEKEGAKQALKCLLDHLNQDPWDGIQLDQAKELLAKSAKSANVKKGLIMKSLRAGLLGCMQGPDLMSSWSLLARIGKDSERLTSCI
- a CDS encoding hyperconserved protein Hcp gives rise to the protein MELDLQPGDVVKVLESAALGWVRARVIRVKSGGRVVVQSDQGREFTARGNQVRLIEPAGFRP
- the rplS gene encoding 50S ribosomal protein L19 codes for the protein MAADSKDTSIIEEPNQEPSKEEESTTSQKNAPSQIGAKSEKLSGADLIREFEAAQQKSKLPEIYVGDTVRVGVRISEGNKERVQPYEGVVIAKRHGGLNETITVRRIFQGIGVERVFMLHSPQVASLKVERRGKVRRAKLFYLRERVGKATRVKQRFDR
- the map gene encoding type I methionyl aminopeptidase yields the protein MNLFADLIASSSSSPKKGEGPRIQKRRGVEIKSAREVKIMRKASKIVATVLREIDLMVEPGMTTGDLDKYAESRIREMGATPSFKGYQGFPASICASINEEVVHGIPSSKRLINSGDLLKVDTGAFYDGYHGDSCITICVGEVSEAARELSRVAQDALMTGLGQIKPNNTLLDIAGAIEDLVKENGFSVVEDYTGHGVGRNLHEEPSVFNFRTNELPNVTLRPGMTLAVEPIINNGSKFCRTLRDGWTVVTQDGDLSAQWEHTIVVTSDGCEILTDRG
- a CDS encoding SDR family oxidoreductase, yielding MNQKPQKNLESFTNSTEAPINNRWHQCRVGITGASGSLGQALSKRLKEKGAFVVGLTHGTIPDPQASITKPNQWVNWKCGEEKSLQPTLAKLNILILNHGINPKGLQSTKALNEALEVNALSTWRLIEQFENSVENDENDLNPREIWINTSEAEIQPALSPAYEVSKRLIGQLVSIKWNNLNNSQRKGLKIRKLILGPFLSELNPIGIMSANFVANQVIRQVELGLSLIIVTPNPITYIFVPLTEMIRAIYSFLIRKIYPSKENNSINIKS
- a CDS encoding phosphotransacetylase family protein, with the translated sequence MGRTLMIGSCEPFSGKSAFVLGIARQLLAANQEIRLGKPLATSLEFEVDYEDFSSEKPLIDDDVRFIGETLGLSEQQLIPSLAHLAPASADQRLANSDVNAGSSLDLLRERLDIPFDGINILEAAGSLHEGLVYGLSLGQLARGLNAQVILVHLWQDSCSVDALLAAKEQLGDNLVGIVLNAVNPDDVQALQSSLVPSLEALGFRVLGVMPRSPLLRSVTVGELVRRLEARILCCSERVELMVETLSIGAMSVNSAMEFFRKRRNMAVVTGADRTDIQLAALEASTQCLILTGAGEPLLQLIHRAEELEVPLLKVDHDTLSTVEVIEQAFGHVRLHEAVKASYAFRLVEEHCDLNRLFSTLGILSKSPKHC
- a CDS encoding DNA recombination-mediator protein A, with the translated sequence MSRSLDLPSLDRVDTLAQELALLQDKGKRRIAFLGSRHVPVVSMHLVELIARSLAQEGHSIITSGSQGVNAAVIRGVLDVDPSLLTVLLPQSLERQSFEIRDQLSHVLHLIEKADNDDLPLPIASSLCNQEIISRCDQLICFAFHDSETLLTSCHSAEEMGKVVSLMFFD
- a CDS encoding YajQ family cyclic di-GMP-binding protein; this translates as MAANYSFDVVSDFDRQELINAVDQLRREIIQRYDLKDTNTTIEIEETELIVTSSSDMTLQAVEDILRQKATKRKLSLKIFAFQPPEASGGSKVIQRILLKKGLTQEMAKMISKKIRDELKKVTVSIQGDRIRVTGKNKDDLQNAISLLRKQEDDLDLPLQFENYR